A window from Mycolicibacterium tokaiense encodes these proteins:
- a CDS encoding DNA-3-methyladenine glycosylase 2 yields the protein MQSAPHLDFDRCYRAVQSKDERFDGWFVTAVRTTKIYCRPSCPVRPPFARNVQFYATAAAAQQAGFRACKRCRPDASPGSPEWNTRGDVVARAMRLIADGTVDREGVSGLAAKVGYTVRQLERLLNADAGAGPLALARAQRGQTARVLIETTDLPFSDVAFAAGFASVRQFNDTVRAVFSATPTELRQRAGTAGDAAGPASGSLTLRFAVRTPFSYQGVFGHLAATAVPGCEEVRGGAYRRVLRLPHGTGIAALTPAEDHVRCTLLVDDFRDLSAAIARCRRVIDLDADPAAIDEALGNDPALAPLIAAAPGQRIPRTVDESELAIRTVLGQQVSTKAARTHAARLVAAHGRAVSDPAGGLTHAFPTPDELAGLDISTVAVPGARRRTLLALITALADRDIVLDPGCDWQRAREQLLGLPGIGPWTTEIIAMRGFGDPDAFPASDLGIRAAAARLGAPDEVRALTEHSATWRPWRSYATQYLWTSLDHDVNHWPPKGHTEPEEAA from the coding sequence CGGTGCTACCGCGCGGTCCAGTCGAAGGACGAGCGATTCGACGGCTGGTTCGTCACCGCAGTGCGCACCACCAAGATCTACTGCAGGCCCAGCTGCCCGGTACGTCCGCCCTTCGCCCGCAATGTGCAGTTCTACGCCACCGCCGCCGCGGCGCAGCAGGCCGGGTTCCGGGCGTGCAAACGATGCCGCCCGGACGCGTCACCGGGGTCACCGGAATGGAACACCCGGGGCGACGTGGTGGCCAGGGCCATGCGATTGATCGCCGACGGGACGGTGGATCGCGAGGGGGTGTCCGGGCTCGCGGCCAAGGTGGGCTACACCGTGCGCCAGTTGGAACGTCTGCTCAACGCCGACGCCGGCGCCGGACCGTTGGCCCTGGCCCGGGCCCAGCGCGGGCAGACCGCCCGGGTCCTGATCGAGACCACCGATCTGCCGTTCAGCGACGTCGCCTTCGCGGCGGGTTTCGCCAGCGTGCGTCAGTTCAACGACACCGTGCGCGCGGTCTTTTCGGCCACCCCGACCGAACTGCGTCAGCGCGCAGGCACCGCGGGGGACGCGGCCGGGCCCGCTTCGGGCAGCCTCACGCTGCGCTTCGCTGTCCGCACGCCGTTCTCGTATCAAGGGGTGTTCGGCCACCTTGCGGCCACTGCGGTGCCGGGCTGTGAAGAGGTGCGCGGCGGCGCCTACCGGAGGGTGTTGCGGCTGCCGCACGGCACCGGTATCGCGGCGCTGACGCCGGCCGAAGACCACGTGCGCTGCACGCTGCTGGTCGACGACTTCCGCGACCTGTCCGCAGCGATCGCACGGTGTCGGCGGGTCATCGACCTCGACGCGGACCCGGCCGCCATCGACGAGGCGCTCGGCAACGATCCCGCTCTGGCCCCGTTGATCGCCGCGGCACCCGGACAACGGATCCCCCGCACGGTAGACGAGTCCGAACTGGCCATCCGAACGGTCCTCGGCCAGCAGGTGTCCACCAAGGCCGCGCGTACCCATGCAGCCCGCCTGGTTGCCGCCCATGGGCGGGCGGTCTCCGATCCGGCGGGCGGGCTCACCCACGCCTTCCCCACCCCGGATGAACTTGCCGGACTCGACATCTCGACCGTCGCGGTGCCCGGAGCGCGCCGACGCACCCTGCTCGCACTGATCACGGCCCTGGCCGACCGCGACATCGTGCTGGACCCCGGCTGCGATTGGCAGCGGGCGCGCGAACAACTCCTGGGCCTGCCAGGGATCGGGCCGTGGACCACCGAGATCATCGCGATGCGGGGGTTCGGGGATCCGGACGCGTTCCCCGCCTCCGATCTCGGTATCCGAGCTGCGGCCGCCCGGTTGGGCGCCCCCGACGAGGTGCGCGCACTCACCGAACACAGCGCTACCTGGCGACCGTGGCGGTCCTATGCCACGCAGTACCTGTGGACCTCGCTCGACCATGATGTGAACCATTGGCCCCCGAAGGGTCACACCGAACCGGAGGAAGCAGCATGA